A region from the Stutzerimonas stutzeri genome encodes:
- a CDS encoding DNA-binding domain-containing protein, producing the protein MSLSLGRFQDAFVDALQGVEPAALDEADRLIATLTAQPGFAVYRNTVMKGCVDALRANFPTVERLVGAEWFAAAAAIHARRSPPVLAQLIEYGADFADFLQTFEPARELPYLAGVAHLDRLWIEAFSAAEQPRLTLAAFAAQAPEKLAELRLKPCAAARWQWFALPVFTIWRCNREQLDVPRDLVWQGEGALLCRRDGRVVWQPLSAGGYAFLDACAAQRRLDEASALALQAQPDLDFNDLLARLFAAGVFAAEPSELTNHGGD; encoded by the coding sequence ATGAGCCTTTCGTTGGGACGATTTCAGGACGCCTTCGTCGATGCCCTGCAGGGTGTCGAGCCGGCAGCGTTAGACGAAGCGGATAGATTGATCGCGACGCTCACGGCTCAGCCGGGCTTCGCGGTGTATCGCAACACCGTGATGAAAGGCTGCGTGGATGCGCTGCGGGCCAACTTCCCGACGGTGGAGCGGCTGGTCGGCGCCGAGTGGTTCGCCGCCGCGGCCGCCATTCATGCCCGGCGTTCGCCTCCGGTACTGGCGCAGCTCATCGAGTACGGCGCCGACTTCGCGGACTTTCTGCAGACCTTCGAACCTGCACGGGAGTTGCCTTATCTCGCCGGCGTGGCGCACCTCGATCGACTCTGGATCGAAGCGTTCAGCGCGGCGGAGCAACCGCGGCTGACCTTGGCTGCATTCGCCGCGCAGGCGCCGGAAAAGCTCGCCGAGCTGCGCCTCAAGCCATGCGCTGCGGCACGCTGGCAGTGGTTCGCATTGCCCGTCTTCACCATCTGGCGTTGCAACCGGGAGCAGCTGGACGTGCCTCGCGATCTCGTTTGGCAAGGCGAAGGCGCGCTGCTGTGCCGCCGAGATGGCCGCGTCGTCTGGCAGCCGTTGAGTGCCGGCGGCTATGCGTTCCTCGATGCGTGCGCGGCGCAACGCAGGCTGGACGAAGCCTCGGCGCTGGCACTGCAAGCTCAACCCGATCTGGACTTCAACGACCTGCTGGCACGCCTGTTCGCGGCCGGTGTTTTTGCCGCTGAGCCCAGCGAACTGACGAACCATGGAGGCGATTGA
- a CDS encoding DoxX family protein produces the protein MDRPHSISSTAQPRLLQHWNRTAGWLQTVISDSSLSLVARLAIAAVFFYSGRTKVSGLLTIKPGTYDLFETEYALPLLSPHLAAHLATYAEHLFPLLLVLGLLARLSALALLGMTLVIQVFVYPDAWPTHLTWIGLMLVVIGRGAGWWSLDRLLGIR, from the coding sequence ATGGACAGGCCACACAGCATCTCATCCACCGCTCAGCCGCGGTTGCTTCAACATTGGAATCGGACCGCCGGCTGGCTGCAGACGGTTATCAGCGACTCCAGCTTGTCGCTGGTCGCGCGCCTCGCGATTGCCGCCGTGTTCTTCTATTCCGGCCGGACCAAGGTCAGCGGCCTATTGACCATCAAACCGGGCACCTACGACCTGTTCGAGACCGAATACGCGTTGCCGCTACTTTCGCCCCACCTGGCGGCGCACCTGGCGACCTACGCCGAGCACCTGTTTCCCCTGCTGCTGGTGCTGGGCCTGCTGGCGCGGCTATCGGCGCTGGCGCTGTTGGGGATGACGCTGGTGATTCAGGTATTCGTCTATCCAGATGCCTGGCCGACTCACTTGACCTGGATCGGCCTGATGCTGGTCGTGATCGGCCGCGGCGCCGGCTGGTGGTCGCTGGACCGCCTGTTGGGGATTCGCTGA
- a CDS encoding HAD family hydrolase, whose product MATIDLLISDCDGVIVDSEIISHRVLFEALSLHVPADRLGEALEGTFGLTVPSIIDLIEKRFDLKMPSTFDEDLRRHSEKVVAEEVQAIPGVRDALYAIDLPLAVASNSRLHNVEASLRRAGLTERVAGNIFCAEMVASPKPAPDVYLLAAERMGVAPGHCLVVEDSPTGVLAARTAGMQVIGFTGASHIPAGHDQALHELGVSAVISNMRDLPATVARLLGH is encoded by the coding sequence ATGGCCACTATTGACCTGCTCATCAGCGATTGCGATGGCGTGATCGTCGACAGCGAAATCATCAGCCACCGTGTGCTGTTCGAGGCACTGAGCCTCCATGTTCCGGCTGACCGGCTGGGCGAAGCCCTCGAAGGGACCTTCGGCCTGACGGTGCCGAGCATCATCGACCTCATCGAAAAGCGCTTCGACCTGAAGATGCCCTCGACATTCGACGAGGACCTGCGGCGGCATAGCGAGAAAGTGGTCGCCGAAGAAGTCCAGGCGATCCCTGGCGTACGTGACGCGCTGTATGCCATCGATCTGCCGCTGGCCGTTGCGTCCAACAGCCGCCTGCACAACGTCGAGGCTTCGCTGCGCCGCGCCGGGCTGACCGAGCGCGTGGCGGGGAACATCTTCTGTGCGGAAATGGTGGCCTCGCCCAAACCCGCTCCGGATGTCTATCTGCTGGCCGCCGAGCGCATGGGCGTGGCGCCCGGGCATTGTCTGGTGGTCGAGGACAGCCCGACCGGCGTACTGGCGGCGCGCACCGCCGGTATGCAGGTGATCGGTTTCACCGGCGCCAGCCATATTCCGGCCGGCCACGACCAGGCGCTGCATGAGCTGGGTGTATCGGCGGTCATCAGCAACATGCGCGACCTGCCGGCGACGGTTGCTCGTTTGCTGGGGCATTGA
- a CDS encoding DUF692 domain-containing protein has product MNMSAQLGAGLSLKPEYYEAAHACTASGLWFEVHPENYMLSGGPRLAWLEAVGERHPLSLHGVSLSLAADCPPDELHLQRLKTLAERVRPTLISEHLAWSAWRGQYHPDLLPFPRTDAALARIVANVQRTQELLGRQIAVENPSHYLRIEGHEWDEIDFLGELAKRSGCGLLLDINNVYVSAHNLGFDAHAYVDRFPAQAVLEVHLAGHSEDPQSDSALLIDSHDAPITAAVWALYQRLIERIGARPTLIERDDQLPAFADLLGERDCAQRLLDGQRRAV; this is encoded by the coding sequence ATGAACATGTCAGCTCAGCTGGGTGCCGGCCTCAGTCTCAAGCCGGAGTACTACGAGGCGGCGCATGCATGTACCGCCTCCGGGCTCTGGTTCGAGGTGCATCCAGAGAACTACATGCTCAGCGGCGGCCCTCGTCTGGCCTGGCTGGAGGCGGTCGGCGAGCGGCACCCGTTGTCGCTGCACGGCGTGTCGCTGTCGCTGGCGGCGGACTGCCCGCCGGACGAGCTGCACCTGCAACGCCTCAAAACCCTGGCCGAACGGGTTCGGCCAACCTTAATTTCGGAACACCTTGCCTGGTCCGCCTGGCGAGGTCAGTACCATCCCGATCTGTTGCCGTTTCCTCGCACCGATGCCGCGCTCGCGCGGATCGTCGCTAACGTTCAGCGCACCCAGGAGCTGCTTGGACGACAGATCGCCGTCGAGAACCCCAGCCATTACCTGCGCATCGAGGGGCACGAGTGGGACGAGATCGACTTTCTCGGCGAGCTGGCCAAACGCAGTGGCTGCGGCCTGCTGCTGGACATCAACAACGTCTACGTCAGCGCACATAACCTTGGCTTCGATGCGCACGCCTATGTCGATCGATTTCCCGCTCAAGCGGTACTCGAGGTGCATCTGGCCGGGCACAGCGAGGACCCGCAAAGCGATTCAGCGTTGCTGATCGACTCCCACGACGCGCCGATCACCGCGGCTGTCTGGGCCTTGTACCAACGACTGATCGAACGCATCGGTGCACGGCCGACGCTTATCGAACGCGACGATCAGTTGCCAGCTTTCGCAGACTTGCTGGGCGAGCGTGATTGCGCGCAGCGCCTGCTCGATGGCCAGAGGAGGGCGGTATGA